From the Paramormyrops kingsleyae isolate MSU_618 chromosome 7, PKINGS_0.4, whole genome shotgun sequence genome, one window contains:
- the il11ra gene encoding interleukin-11 receptor subunit alpha isoform X2, translated as MSATSTHACGLIALAILAILTILCVHVNSEPWIPEAADVQYGSLDCNVTLACSSSLPRSLAEWRLNGSTPVPGQTGLGLDGGLTLVNTTQHMEGIYSCHDEEGNVVHAVKLYLGRAPEPLNVSCRMVNHHVVRCFWKPLVNTYLPSKYIATYRYDNHVKTCHQEPSKPNECTIGNPPMWYHTVTMNITEVNPLGTASTRIQLQFHKLLRPDPPEAVTLEPVAGQPRKLRVSWRYPSSWPQGSAFPLHFQLRYRPVGSNIWSERITTGTTVMITDMVSGHPHLIQVQAGDELSFGSWSEWSPELLALPWIEASPTTKEDPAYELFTEPITIEPTELPVEKTKGVGVLVCLGLLAGVILLMLCTLIILLWVRQKRRDCMMKRELASMMSMQRVKI; from the exons ATGTCTGCCACCTCAACCCATGCATGTGGTCTGATAGCCCTCGCCATCCTCGCCATCCTCACCATCCTCTGTGTTCACGTCAACTCTGAGCCATGGATCCCTGAAG CTGCAGACGTCCAGTACGGCTCCCTGGACTGCAACGTGACGCTGGCCTGCAGCTCCTCATTGCCCAG GTCCCTGGCGGAGTGGCGACTGAACGGGAGCACACCAGTTCCCGGACAGACGGGTCTGGGTTTGGATGGCGGCCTGACGCTCGTTAACACCACTCAGCACATGGAGGGAATCTACAGCTGTCACGATGAGGAGGGGAACGTGGTCCACGCGGTGAAGCTGTACCTGGGCC GTGCCCCGGAGCCATTGAATGTGTCGTGCAGGATGGTCAATCACCACGTCGTCCGTTGCTTCTGGAAGCCACTGGTGAACACGTACCTGCCCAGCAAGTACATCGCCACCTACAG GTATGATAACCATGTGAAGACGTGCCACCAGGAGCCGTCCAAGCCCAACGAGTGCACCATCGGTAATCCGCCCATGTGGTATCACACAGTCACCATGAACATCACCGAGGTCAACCCCCTGGGCACAGCCTCCACACGGATACAGCTGCAGTTCCATAAGCTGT TGAGACCTGACCCCCCCGAGGCCGTGACCCTGGAGCCGGTGGCGGGACAGCCCCGAAAGCTGCGAGTTAGCTGGCGGTACCCGAGCTCGTGGCCCCAGGGCAGTGCCTTCCCGCTGCACTTCCAACTGCGCTACCGGCCAGTGGGCTCCAACATTTGGTCTGAG AGGATCACGACTGGCACCACCGTGATGATCACGGATATGGTCTCTGGACACCCCCACCTCATTCAGGTGCAGGCTGGAGATGAGTTGAGCTTTGGCAGCTGGAGCGAGTGGAGTCCTGAGCTGCTGGCTCTGCCCTGGATCG AAGCTAGTCCAACCACGAAGGAGGATCCAGCCTACGAGCTCTTCACAGAGCCGATAACAATAGAGCCCACAG AGTTACCCGTGGAGAAGACAAAGGGCGTGGGCGTGCTGGTGTGCCTCGGCCTGCTGGCGGGAGTCATCCTTTTGATGCTGTGCACGCTGATCATCCTCCTCTG GGTGAGACAGAAGAGGAGGGACTGCATGATGAAGAGGGAGCTGGCATCGATGATGTCCATGCAGCGTGTGAAGATATGA
- the il11ra gene encoding interleukin-11 receptor subunit alpha isoform X1 translates to MSATSTHACGLIALAILAILTILCVHVNSEPWIPEAADVQYGSLDCNVTLACSSSLPRSLAEWRLNGSTPVPGQTGLGLDGGLTLVNTTQHMEGIYSCHDEEGNVVHAVKLYLGRAPEPLNVSCRMVNHHVVRCFWKPLVNTYLPSKYIATYRYDNHVKTCHQEPSKPNECTIGNPPMWYHTVTMNITEVNPLGTASTRIQLQFHKLLRPDPPEAVTLEPVAGQPRKLRVSWRYPSSWPQGSAFPLHFQLRYRPVGSNIWSERITTGTTVMITDMVSGHPHLIQVQAGDELSFGSWSEWSPELLALPWIVEASPTTKEDPAYELFTEPITIEPTELPVEKTKGVGVLVCLGLLAGVILLMLCTLIILLWVRQKRRDCMMKRELASMMSMQRVKI, encoded by the exons ATGTCTGCCACCTCAACCCATGCATGTGGTCTGATAGCCCTCGCCATCCTCGCCATCCTCACCATCCTCTGTGTTCACGTCAACTCTGAGCCATGGATCCCTGAAG CTGCAGACGTCCAGTACGGCTCCCTGGACTGCAACGTGACGCTGGCCTGCAGCTCCTCATTGCCCAG GTCCCTGGCGGAGTGGCGACTGAACGGGAGCACACCAGTTCCCGGACAGACGGGTCTGGGTTTGGATGGCGGCCTGACGCTCGTTAACACCACTCAGCACATGGAGGGAATCTACAGCTGTCACGATGAGGAGGGGAACGTGGTCCACGCGGTGAAGCTGTACCTGGGCC GTGCCCCGGAGCCATTGAATGTGTCGTGCAGGATGGTCAATCACCACGTCGTCCGTTGCTTCTGGAAGCCACTGGTGAACACGTACCTGCCCAGCAAGTACATCGCCACCTACAG GTATGATAACCATGTGAAGACGTGCCACCAGGAGCCGTCCAAGCCCAACGAGTGCACCATCGGTAATCCGCCCATGTGGTATCACACAGTCACCATGAACATCACCGAGGTCAACCCCCTGGGCACAGCCTCCACACGGATACAGCTGCAGTTCCATAAGCTGT TGAGACCTGACCCCCCCGAGGCCGTGACCCTGGAGCCGGTGGCGGGACAGCCCCGAAAGCTGCGAGTTAGCTGGCGGTACCCGAGCTCGTGGCCCCAGGGCAGTGCCTTCCCGCTGCACTTCCAACTGCGCTACCGGCCAGTGGGCTCCAACATTTGGTCTGAG AGGATCACGACTGGCACCACCGTGATGATCACGGATATGGTCTCTGGACACCCCCACCTCATTCAGGTGCAGGCTGGAGATGAGTTGAGCTTTGGCAGCTGGAGCGAGTGGAGTCCTGAGCTGCTGGCTCTGCCCTGGATCG TAGAAGCTAGTCCAACCACGAAGGAGGATCCAGCCTACGAGCTCTTCACAGAGCCGATAACAATAGAGCCCACAG AGTTACCCGTGGAGAAGACAAAGGGCGTGGGCGTGCTGGTGTGCCTCGGCCTGCTGGCGGGAGTCATCCTTTTGATGCTGTGCACGCTGATCATCCTCCTCTG GGTGAGACAGAAGAGGAGGGACTGCATGATGAAGAGGGAGCTGGCATCGATGATGTCCATGCAGCGTGTGAAGATATGA
- the il11ra gene encoding interleukin-11 receptor subunit alpha isoform X3, whose product MSATSTHACGLIALAILAILTILCVHVNSEPWIPEDVQYGSLDCNVTLACSSSLPRSLAEWRLNGSTPVPGQTGLGLDGGLTLVNTTQHMEGIYSCHDEEGNVVHAVKLYLGRAPEPLNVSCRMVNHHVVRCFWKPLVNTYLPSKYIATYRYDNHVKTCHQEPSKPNECTIGNPPMWYHTVTMNITEVNPLGTASTRIQLQFHKLLRPDPPEAVTLEPVAGQPRKLRVSWRYPSSWPQGSAFPLHFQLRYRPVGSNIWSERITTGTTVMITDMVSGHPHLIQVQAGDELSFGSWSEWSPELLALPWIVEASPTTKEDPAYELFTEPITIEPTELPVEKTKGVGVLVCLGLLAGVILLMLCTLIILLWVRQKRRDCMMKRELASMMSMQRVKI is encoded by the exons ATGTCTGCCACCTCAACCCATGCATGTGGTCTGATAGCCCTCGCCATCCTCGCCATCCTCACCATCCTCTGTGTTCACGTCAACTCTGAGCCATGGATCCCTGAAG ACGTCCAGTACGGCTCCCTGGACTGCAACGTGACGCTGGCCTGCAGCTCCTCATTGCCCAG GTCCCTGGCGGAGTGGCGACTGAACGGGAGCACACCAGTTCCCGGACAGACGGGTCTGGGTTTGGATGGCGGCCTGACGCTCGTTAACACCACTCAGCACATGGAGGGAATCTACAGCTGTCACGATGAGGAGGGGAACGTGGTCCACGCGGTGAAGCTGTACCTGGGCC GTGCCCCGGAGCCATTGAATGTGTCGTGCAGGATGGTCAATCACCACGTCGTCCGTTGCTTCTGGAAGCCACTGGTGAACACGTACCTGCCCAGCAAGTACATCGCCACCTACAG GTATGATAACCATGTGAAGACGTGCCACCAGGAGCCGTCCAAGCCCAACGAGTGCACCATCGGTAATCCGCCCATGTGGTATCACACAGTCACCATGAACATCACCGAGGTCAACCCCCTGGGCACAGCCTCCACACGGATACAGCTGCAGTTCCATAAGCTGT TGAGACCTGACCCCCCCGAGGCCGTGACCCTGGAGCCGGTGGCGGGACAGCCCCGAAAGCTGCGAGTTAGCTGGCGGTACCCGAGCTCGTGGCCCCAGGGCAGTGCCTTCCCGCTGCACTTCCAACTGCGCTACCGGCCAGTGGGCTCCAACATTTGGTCTGAG AGGATCACGACTGGCACCACCGTGATGATCACGGATATGGTCTCTGGACACCCCCACCTCATTCAGGTGCAGGCTGGAGATGAGTTGAGCTTTGGCAGCTGGAGCGAGTGGAGTCCTGAGCTGCTGGCTCTGCCCTGGATCG TAGAAGCTAGTCCAACCACGAAGGAGGATCCAGCCTACGAGCTCTTCACAGAGCCGATAACAATAGAGCCCACAG AGTTACCCGTGGAGAAGACAAAGGGCGTGGGCGTGCTGGTGTGCCTCGGCCTGCTGGCGGGAGTCATCCTTTTGATGCTGTGCACGCTGATCATCCTCCTCTG GGTGAGACAGAAGAGGAGGGACTGCATGATGAAGAGGGAGCTGGCATCGATGATGTCCATGCAGCGTGTGAAGATATGA